The DNA sequence GCAATCCCTCTCCTTTTGGTGGGTATTTTCAGTATGGAGATTTTCAGATCATCAGCGCTTCTCCGGAGCGGTTTCTGCAGATGAAGCAGCGTCAGGTGTCAACCCGTCCGATCAAGGGCACGAGAAAGCGCGGCCAGACCGCAAAGGAAGACGAAGCATTGATAAAAGAGCTGGAGCAATCGGAGAAAGACCGCAGCGAGCTGCTCATGATTGTCGATCTGGAACGGAATGATCTGAACCGCGTATGCGTTCCCGGCAGCGTCATCGTTGATGAACTGTTTGCAGTAGAAACCCACGCCACAGTCTTCCATCTTGTTTCCAATATCAACGGCCGTCTGAGAGATCATCTGACGGTTGTGGATCTTTTGGAGTCCGCGTTTCCCGGAGGATCCATCACTGGTGCGCCCAAATACCGGGCCATGGAAATCATTGATGAACTGGAGCACTCCAGGCGGAATGTGTATACCGGTTCCATGGGCTGGATTTCCCTGAGCGGTGACTGTGACTTCAACATTGTGATCCGCACGGCTGTGCATCAGCAAGGCCGGTATCACATCGGTGTCGGCGGCGGCATTACCTGCGAATCGGAACTGGAATTTGAGTATGAGGAAACTATGCTGAAAGCCAGGGCGCTTTTGAAGGAACTGGGGGTACCAAATGAAACTCCTCTTGGATGAAGGCTTTCAGTTCGGTCTGGGCGTCTTTGAAACCATTGCTGTGGAAGATGGCCGGCCCGTGTTGCTGAACTGGCATCTGGAGCGGCTGAATCATTCTATGAAAGAACTGGGGATTCCGCGGAGCATCTCCCCTGATGACTTTACTCTTTGCCTCACGCAGCACCTGGAATCAAACGGCATCAGTACGGATCTGCTCCCTCATCATGCGGTAAAACTCATGGTTTCCGAGCACAATACAGTACTTACCATTCGTCCGAATCCCTACACGGAGGAATCCCGAAGAAAGGGCTTCCAATTGGGATACAGTAAGGTCCGTCGCAATGAAACCTCCCCTCTGACCCGTCATAAAACCCTGAATTACGGAGACAATATTCTGGAGAAGCGGGCAGCGGCCTCCTGCGGACTCGATGATCTGATTTTTTTGAACAGTCGGGAGGAAATCTGCGAAGGCTCGGTTTCCAATATCTTCTTTGTCTCAAAGGGCAGAATCTACACACCTCCTGTCTTCTGCGGACTCCTGCCCGGCATCATGAGACGGTTTGTGCTGCAGCATGCGGAGGTCACCGAGATCGTTCTGACCAGGGCGTCCGTTGACGAAATGCAGGAATGCTTCGTCACCAATTCCCTGATGGGAATCATGCCGGTCCGTCGCCTGGGCAGCAAACTCTTTGACGAAACCGGTACAGCGCTAAAACTGCAGCGACTGGTTTTGGAACAGGTTAAAACCGAACAGCAGATATAATCATTTGTGCGGATTGCCGGGTAATCAGAAATTACCCGGCAATTCCTAATAATTAACAGAAATTGCCGGTTGAGCAATGGGGAGAATGTCAATGATCTGTACCGCTTCAAATCAATCTGTTGTGTTCTGTAACCAATCAATAAAAACTGTACTCCCTTTGTGCTATACTTTAACCATAGCAAACGGAGGGTCAAATGATGAATTTCAAGTACACAGAAATCATGGATTATGTCAAAAATGAAATTTCGAAGGGAACGTACCAATCCAAACTGCCGTCAATTCGGGGAATGGCGATCCGATTTTCCTGCTCCAACTCCACGGTGATTAAAGCCTATTCTGAACTGGAGGATCAGGGAGTCATATACTCCGCCCCGAAATCCGGGTATTTCATCAACCACCGGCGCAAGGACGGCGGCTGGGATTTTGACTTTTACTCCGGAATCCCCCTCTCATCCTACCTGCCCTTCGACTCCATGGAAAAAGCCTATGCGTCGTCTTTCCGGGAGAACAACATGTCCATCATCAACTACAGTTACTCCCGAGGCTATGGCAAACTGAGAGAGCACCTGGGTCTGACGCAGAATCCGCCGGTATCCAGCGAGAACATCTTTATTCTGTCAGGAACTCAGAATTTTCTGAGTCTGATTATTGCCATGACCATCCGCAACGGCCAGAAAATCCTCGTGGAAAATCCGACCTACAACCTTCTGGTTGGGGCCATGGATGTCTTTGGCCAAAATATCCTGTCCGTGGAACGGACCTTGCAAGGGCTGGATTTGGACACCCTGGAAGAGAAGGCAAAAAATCACGAGTTCCGGTATTTTTTTACGATGACCCGGAACCACAATCCACTAGGCACCACCCTGTCCAAAGAACAGCGTAGCCGGCTGCTCAGCCTGGCCCGTGAATATGACTTCTATATCGTGGAAGATGATTATCTCATGGAGCTTTCCGATGAAAACAGCTTGTTTCATCAGGCTCCTGACCGCGTGATCTACATTCGTAGCTTCTCCAAGACCATCAGCCCGTCCCTTCGTCTGTGTGCCATTATCGTGCCGGACACGCTGGTCGAGGACATCTCCCACACCAATAATTACATGAACACCGGGGCTTCCCTGATCAGTCAGGATGTGCTTCATCGCTATCTGACCAGTGACGCTTATCACAAACACATCCGCACCCTGAAAGAGCGGATCGAAGAAAAGTGCACGCTGCTCAGCGAATGCCTCAAGGACTGCCCTTACCCCTTCCAGGTACCGCAATGCGGCATGTATGCCTACATCGAGCTGCCGCAGGATTTCCGCACCATGGAATTGCTGGACAATCTGGATGCCAGGGGCTTCCGCTTCCGTTCTGATGTAGAATTCTCGGTGACCCGTGAAGTCCGGGGTCTGCGAATCTCCCTTTCCCGGGTCGAGAAGAAAGCCATTGAAAAAGGCATTCAGGAGCTTCTCATGGAAATG is a window from the Clostridiaceae bacterium HFYG-1003 genome containing:
- a CDS encoding aminotransferase class IV yields the protein MKLLLDEGFQFGLGVFETIAVEDGRPVLLNWHLERLNHSMKELGIPRSISPDDFTLCLTQHLESNGISTDLLPHHAVKLMVSEHNTVLTIRPNPYTEESRRKGFQLGYSKVRRNETSPLTRHKTLNYGDNILEKRAAASCGLDDLIFLNSREEICEGSVSNIFFVSKGRIYTPPVFCGLLPGIMRRFVLQHAEVTEIVLTRASVDEMQECFVTNSLMGIMPVRRLGSKLFDETGTALKLQRLVLEQVKTEQQI
- a CDS encoding PLP-dependent aminotransferase family protein; the encoded protein is MMNFKYTEIMDYVKNEISKGTYQSKLPSIRGMAIRFSCSNSTVIKAYSELEDQGVIYSAPKSGYFINHRRKDGGWDFDFYSGIPLSSYLPFDSMEKAYASSFRENNMSIINYSYSRGYGKLREHLGLTQNPPVSSENIFILSGTQNFLSLIIAMTIRNGQKILVENPTYNLLVGAMDVFGQNILSVERTLQGLDLDTLEEKAKNHEFRYFFTMTRNHNPLGTTLSKEQRSRLLSLAREYDFYIVEDDYLMELSDENSLFHQAPDRVIYIRSFSKTISPSLRLCAIIVPDTLVEDISHTNNYMNTGASLISQDVLHRYLTSDAYHKHIRTLKERIEEKCTLLSECLKDCPYPFQVPQCGMYAYIELPQDFRTMELLDNLDARGFRFRSDVEFSVTREVRGLRISLSRVEKKAIEKGIQELLMEMKAISTAKPVTKDIYL